Proteins encoded in a region of the Streptomyces sp. NBC_00258 genome:
- a CDS encoding S8 family peptidase, with protein MKRACVATIAAAAAVALAAGMTSPASAEARPTAADSAVPTTPKHRITLITGDRVVVDAKGRVVGLERAKGREGIPVQVRTAGGHTFAVPADAARLIASGKLDQRLFDVTELNKSANRKAQKQGLKLIVDYRGAAATARSDVRDAGDTKVRRTLKSLDADAVLTPEDDAPDLWSAVTDSRSGDAQTAPGIAHVWLDGVRTATLDKSVNQIGADKAWAAGYDGKGVKIAVLDTGIDTTHPDLKDQVVAEKNFSTARDVTDKHGHGTHVASTAAGTGAASGGKYKGVAPGAKLLNGKVLNDSGSGDDSGIIAGMDWAAEQGADVINLSLSSGDTPEVDPVEATVNKLSEEKGILFAIAAGNFGKRGGQSVGSPGSAAAALTVGAVDDNDKLADFSSTGPGLDGAIKPDVTAPGVAITAASAKDSVIAKEVGEKPAGYVTISGTSMATPHVAGAAAILKQQHPDWKYTELKGALTGSAKGGKYTPFQQGSGRIQVDKAIKQTVIANPSSVSFGIQQWPHTDDTPVTEKVTYRNLGTADVTLSLSVTVTNPKGQAAPAGFFTLGAKTLTVPAGATASVDLTVNTKLGGTLDGAYSAYVTATAAGGGESVRTAAAVQNEIESYDVTLKMIDRDGNPAKYVNTRLDGVSGLATGKPFFFLLYDESGTVKVRVPKGGYILDSTFFADPGDITRGADWVAQPKLSIMKSVTITVDARTAKPVNITVPDTAAKSGFAVPDYAVEAGNNRYEYGWLLDTYANFRTAHAGPEIADGSLFQQWASHWTKDGEEYHSVAGGKVKKVATGYTKHYKASELATLKVGLGASTSGKEGTVWTTGWLPGSFRSSGFADPQTLPSTRKVHVSTADGVKWEQRFEQHGGVDPNGLPITGASYSLGDRQTFKAGKSYEKIYNTAVFGPSLGSGFGIQRRGNEIYGKVPLCADGKNHVGSSLFSSVTTTLYRNGTKVGSNDDPLFGNKTFKVPANDASYKLTTSVTRSVEVAAASTRIDASWTFRSKEVTSAVLPASMVRFNAAVGLDSRAPADKKVSIPVTVQGSAAGKNLKSLSVYVSYDYGQTWKKVTVKNGKIGVTNPAKGKGISFHAKITDKKNNKSTISIYNAYYGK; from the coding sequence GTGAAAAGAGCGTGCGTGGCCACGATCGCCGCGGCGGCAGCCGTGGCCCTGGCAGCGGGCATGACCAGCCCGGCGTCGGCGGAGGCCAGGCCCACGGCCGCCGACTCGGCCGTGCCGACCACGCCCAAGCACCGCATCACCCTGATCACCGGCGACCGTGTGGTCGTCGACGCCAAGGGCCGCGTCGTCGGCCTGGAGCGGGCCAAGGGCCGCGAGGGCATACCCGTCCAGGTCCGCACCGCGGGCGGGCACACATTCGCCGTGCCGGCCGACGCGGCCCGGCTGATCGCCTCCGGCAAGCTCGACCAGCGGCTCTTCGACGTCACCGAGCTCAACAAGTCGGCCAACCGCAAGGCCCAGAAGCAGGGCCTCAAGCTGATCGTCGACTACCGCGGCGCGGCCGCGACGGCGAGGTCGGACGTCCGTGACGCCGGTGACACGAAGGTCCGCCGGACCCTCAAGTCCCTGGACGCGGACGCAGTGCTGACGCCCGAGGACGACGCGCCCGATCTGTGGTCCGCGGTCACCGACTCCCGGAGCGGTGACGCGCAGACCGCGCCCGGCATCGCCCACGTGTGGCTCGACGGCGTCCGCACGGCCACCCTCGACAAGTCCGTCAATCAAATCGGCGCCGACAAGGCCTGGGCCGCCGGGTACGACGGCAAGGGTGTCAAGATCGCCGTGCTGGACACGGGCATCGACACGACCCACCCGGACCTCAAGGACCAGGTCGTCGCCGAGAAGAACTTCTCCACCGCCCGCGACGTGACCGACAAGCACGGGCACGGTACGCACGTCGCGTCCACCGCGGCCGGTACGGGTGCTGCGTCTGGCGGTAAGTACAAGGGTGTCGCGCCGGGCGCCAAGCTGCTCAATGGCAAGGTGCTCAACGACTCGGGCTCCGGCGACGACTCGGGCATCATCGCGGGTATGGACTGGGCGGCCGAACAGGGCGCCGACGTCATCAACCTCAGCCTGAGCAGCGGCGACACCCCCGAGGTGGACCCGGTGGAGGCCACGGTCAACAAGTTGTCCGAAGAGAAGGGCATCCTCTTCGCGATAGCTGCCGGTAACTTCGGCAAGCGGGGCGGGCAGTCGGTCGGCTCCCCGGGCAGCGCGGCGGCCGCGCTCACCGTGGGTGCCGTCGACGACAATGACAAGCTGGCCGACTTCTCCAGCACCGGACCGGGCCTCGACGGCGCCATCAAGCCCGACGTGACCGCACCCGGCGTGGCCATCACCGCCGCCTCGGCCAAGGACAGCGTCATAGCGAAGGAGGTCGGCGAGAAGCCTGCGGGCTACGTCACCATCTCGGGTACGTCGATGGCGACCCCGCATGTCGCGGGCGCCGCGGCGATCCTGAAGCAGCAGCACCCGGACTGGAAGTACACCGAGCTCAAGGGTGCGCTGACCGGCTCCGCCAAGGGCGGCAAGTACACGCCGTTCCAGCAGGGTTCGGGCCGCATCCAGGTCGACAAGGCCATCAAGCAGACCGTGATCGCCAACCCGTCGTCCGTGAGCTTCGGCATCCAGCAGTGGCCGCACACCGACGACACCCCGGTCACCGAGAAGGTCACCTACCGGAACCTCGGCACGGCCGACGTCACGCTGAGCCTCTCCGTGACGGTCACCAACCCGAAGGGCCAGGCCGCTCCGGCCGGCTTCTTCACGCTCGGCGCCAAGACGCTGACCGTCCCGGCGGGCGCCACCGCCTCCGTCGACCTCACGGTCAACACCAAGCTGGGCGGCACGCTCGACGGCGCGTACTCCGCGTACGTGACTGCGACCGCCGCCGGCGGCGGTGAGAGTGTGCGCACGGCCGCGGCGGTGCAGAACGAGATCGAGTCCTACGACGTCACGCTCAAGATGATCGACCGCGACGGCAACCCTGCGAAGTACGTCAACACCAGGCTGGACGGTGTCTCCGGCCTGGCAACGGGGAAGCCGTTCTTCTTCCTTCTCTACGACGAGTCCGGCACTGTCAAGGTCCGGGTGCCCAAGGGCGGATACATCCTCGACTCGACGTTCTTCGCCGACCCGGGGGACATCACCAGGGGTGCCGACTGGGTGGCCCAGCCGAAGCTAAGCATCATGAAGAGCGTCACGATCACGGTGGACGCGCGGACCGCGAAGCCGGTGAACATCACCGTGCCCGACACGGCCGCCAAGTCGGGGTTCGCGGTGCCGGACTACGCGGTGGAAGCAGGCAACAACCGCTACGAGTACGGCTGGTTGCTGGACACGTACGCCAACTTCCGTACCGCGCACGCCGGTCCTGAGATCGCCGACGGTTCGCTGTTCCAGCAGTGGGCCAGCCACTGGACCAAGGACGGCGAGGAGTACCACTCCGTCGCGGGCGGCAAGGTGAAGAAGGTCGCCACCGGCTACACCAAGCACTACAAGGCGAGCGAACTGGCCACGCTGAAGGTCGGCCTGGGCGCCTCGACGAGCGGCAAGGAGGGCACGGTCTGGACCACCGGCTGGCTGCCCGGCAGCTTCCGTTCCTCCGGGTTCGCTGACCCTCAGACGCTGCCCAGTACCCGGAAGGTGCACGTGTCCACCGCGGACGGCGTGAAGTGGGAGCAGCGCTTCGAGCAGCATGGCGGGGTCGACCCGAATGGCTTGCCGATCACCGGGGCCTCCTACTCGCTCGGCGACCGCCAGACCTTCAAGGCAGGCAAGAGCTACGAGAAGATCTACAACACTGCGGTCTTCGGTCCGAGTCTTGGCTCCGGCTTCGGTATCCAGCGCAGAGGCAACGAGATCTACGGCAAGGTCCCGCTGTGCGCCGACGGCAAGAACCACGTCGGCTCCTCGCTCTTCTCGTCGGTCACCACGACGCTCTACCGCAACGGAACCAAGGTCGGCTCGAACGACGACCCGCTGTTCGGCAACAAGACCTTCAAGGTCCCGGCCAACGACGCCTCGTACAAGCTGACCACCTCGGTCACGCGTAGCGTCGAGGTCGCGGCGGCCTCCACCCGCATCGACGCCAGCTGGACGTTCCGCTCGAAGGAAGTCACCAGCGCCGTGCTGCCCGCGTCGATGGTCCGCTTCAACGCGGCCGTCGGACTGGACAGCAGGGCACCGGCCGACAAGAAGGTCTCCATCCCGGTGACCGTCCAGGGTTCTGCCGCCGGCAAGAACCTCAAGTCGCTGTCGGTGTACGTGTCGTACGACTACGGGCAGACCTGGAAGAAGGTCACCGTCAAGAACGGCAAGATCGGCGTGACGAACCCGGCCAAGGGCAAGGGCATCTCGTTCCACGCGAAGATCACCGACAAGAAGAACAACAAGTCTACGATCTCGATCTACAACGCGTACTACGGGAAGTGA
- a CDS encoding RNA polymerase sigma factor, translating into MAAGLGGHAGETDGAVIIRSLENPEHFEVVYDRHVMAIHRYASRRVGITLADDVAAETFLRAFRARFRYDPAAASALPWLYGIATNVLHTHRRREKAQYRAWERTGADPVVAADHAEGVVLQVAAGERARQLSGALARLTQKERDVVLLVTWAELSYEQAAESLGIPVGTVRSRLNRARGRLRDILNRFDLSEDLG; encoded by the coding sequence GTGGCCGCAGGTCTAGGGGGGCACGCCGGGGAGACGGACGGTGCGGTCATCATCCGCTCCCTGGAAAACCCGGAGCACTTCGAGGTGGTCTACGACCGGCATGTCATGGCCATCCATCGCTACGCGTCGCGGCGGGTCGGCATCACGCTGGCCGACGACGTGGCGGCGGAAACCTTCCTGCGTGCGTTCCGGGCGCGCTTCCGGTACGACCCGGCTGCGGCCAGCGCGCTGCCGTGGCTGTACGGGATCGCCACCAATGTGCTGCACACCCATCGCCGCCGGGAGAAGGCCCAGTACCGGGCATGGGAGCGTACCGGTGCAGATCCGGTGGTCGCTGCCGACCACGCCGAGGGGGTGGTCCTCCAAGTCGCGGCGGGGGAGCGGGCTCGGCAGTTGAGCGGGGCGCTGGCCCGGTTGACACAGAAGGAGCGTGACGTGGTTCTGCTTGTGACGTGGGCGGAGTTGTCGTACGAACAGGCGGCGGAGTCCTTGGGGATACCGGTCGGCACGGTCCGCTCCCGCCTCAACCGCGCCCGCGGCCGACTGCGGGACATCCTGAACCGGTTCGACCTCTCCGAGGACCTGGGATGA
- a CDS encoding CU044_5270 family protein: MNNTDDLEELGSVRDGVPPMSARAYQAGRRRLREEMADPTTRHSRLLSRRLLISGALAGALTAGFISYQLTAPAGSQTAAAAEILTQAADAVAPAKPLHPRPDQYVYRETLLLTNGLKNRSQSWKSADGRRPSMQKSRGDIINGTATLPVYSSRQGLANAPYLVLAALPTDPGRLLALLAKDPGVRAQVRGGSSQALAVWSLMRDMAGAAPPAQQAALFRAAANTLGIQRTDTAVKVAGQTGVAVGLHDPGLGRVEMVFATSDHHYLGERIVKDGQPDQVQFIYFLQRTAVVDRVGRLPA, from the coding sequence ATGAACAACACAGACGATCTTGAGGAGCTCGGCTCCGTCCGTGACGGCGTGCCGCCTATGTCTGCCCGCGCCTACCAGGCCGGACGTCGACGGCTGCGCGAGGAGATGGCCGACCCGACAACTCGCCACAGCAGGCTGCTCAGCCGCCGCCTGCTGATATCAGGGGCACTGGCAGGAGCCCTGACTGCGGGATTCATCAGCTACCAGCTCACCGCGCCGGCCGGCAGCCAGACGGCGGCTGCGGCCGAGATCCTGACCCAGGCCGCCGACGCGGTCGCGCCGGCCAAGCCCCTGCACCCTCGTCCCGACCAATACGTGTACCGGGAGACCCTGCTCCTCACCAATGGTCTCAAGAACAGGAGCCAGTCCTGGAAGTCGGCCGACGGCAGACGGCCGAGCATGCAGAAGTCCCGTGGTGACATCATCAATGGCACCGCAACCCTTCCCGTCTACAGCAGTCGGCAGGGCCTGGCCAACGCCCCCTATCTTGTGCTTGCCGCACTCCCGACCGATCCCGGTAGGCTGCTCGCCTTGCTCGCAAAGGATCCGGGGGTCAGGGCGCAAGTGCGCGGCGGATCCAGCCAGGCCCTGGCTGTCTGGAGCCTGATGCGGGACATGGCCGGGGCCGCTCCGCCTGCTCAGCAGGCCGCCCTATTCCGTGCTGCGGCCAACACCCTCGGCATACAGCGGACCGACACCGCAGTGAAAGTCGCGGGGCAGACCGGCGTCGCGGTCGGACTGCACGACCCAGGGCTCGGGCGCGTCGAAATGGTGTTTGCCACCTCCGACCACCACTACCTGGGTGAGCGCATCGTCAAAGACGGCCAGCCCGACCAGGTGCAGTTCATATATTTCCTCCAGCGCACTGCCGTGGTTGACAGGGTCGGCCGGCTGCCCGCTTGA
- a CDS encoding LysR family transcriptional regulator, whose amino-acid sequence MLVNSPHSALDANLAVALDALLTEQSVTRAAARLHTSPAAMSRTLGRLRRTLQDPLLVRAGQTMVPTPRALALRDETAAVVRRLESLLSPGESADPATLSSTFTLQTADLVGAALTPGLLHLARQEAPGVSFRLRAEELEAGPALRDGRIDLEIGSIDHVDPETQVEELATLRMVAAVRPGHPLAEEALNPARLAAAEHVVVSRRGRFTGPLDSALAERNLHRRVTAVLPSHLAAMALAARSDVVCLVPAALPGNPESPLTHTATALGLRLLDIPLPLPPLTIGMAWHPRHTADGAHHWLRNAVRRTLRAPGTT is encoded by the coding sequence ATGCTGGTGAACAGCCCACATTCGGCCCTTGACGCCAACCTCGCCGTCGCACTGGACGCCCTGCTGACCGAGCAGAGCGTCACCCGCGCCGCCGCCCGCCTGCACACCTCCCCCGCCGCCATGAGCCGCACGCTCGGACGCCTGCGCCGCACCCTCCAGGACCCGCTCCTCGTACGGGCCGGACAGACCATGGTCCCCACCCCTCGCGCCCTGGCTCTGCGCGACGAAACCGCCGCAGTCGTGCGCCGCCTCGAATCGCTGCTCAGCCCCGGCGAAAGCGCCGACCCCGCCACCCTGAGCAGCACCTTCACCCTCCAGACCGCCGACCTGGTCGGTGCGGCGCTGACCCCCGGACTGCTGCACCTGGCCCGGCAGGAGGCGCCGGGCGTCTCGTTCCGGCTCCGGGCCGAGGAGTTGGAGGCCGGTCCGGCCCTCCGCGACGGCCGGATCGATCTGGAGATCGGATCCATCGACCACGTGGACCCGGAGACCCAGGTCGAAGAACTGGCCACGCTCCGGATGGTGGCGGCCGTCCGCCCCGGGCACCCCCTCGCCGAAGAAGCCCTGAACCCGGCGCGGCTCGCTGCCGCCGAACATGTCGTGGTCAGCCGACGAGGCCGGTTCACAGGCCCTCTCGACAGCGCCCTGGCCGAACGGAACCTCCACCGGCGCGTCACTGCCGTCCTTCCCAGCCACCTGGCGGCGATGGCCCTCGCGGCCCGCAGCGACGTCGTATGCCTCGTCCCCGCCGCACTCCCCGGCAACCCCGAATCACCACTCACCCACACCGCCACCGCCCTCGGCCTGCGCCTCCTCGACATACCCCTGCCGCTGCCGCCCCTGACCATCGGCATGGCCTGGCACCCCCGCCACACAGCCGACGGAGCCCACCACTGGCTCCGCAACGCTGTTCGCCGCACACTGCGCGCACCCGGGACCACCTGA
- a CDS encoding NAD(P)H-binding protein, translating into MIVITAPTGNIGRHLLTRLLESAPADGEELRVIVRDPARLPDAARGRVEVITGSHGDAEVVDRAFQGADAVFWLVPPDASLAPEDAYAGFTRPAARALTAHRVGHVVGVSALGRGTPLAGRAGLVTASLAMDDLLAGTGVAYRALANPSFFENLLEEAASIRDKGVFTDVVDADRKAPLVAVADIAAVAAGLLLDRSWTGTGSVPVLGPQDLSPNDLARIMTEELGRPVRYERQSLDELRTTLVGYGLDEAFVQGIADMKRAKDEGLDAGVTRTPETAGSTAFEHWCAQTLKPAVLS; encoded by the coding sequence ATGATCGTCATCACGGCCCCCACCGGGAACATCGGCCGTCACCTGCTCACCCGGCTCCTGGAGTCGGCCCCCGCCGACGGGGAGGAACTGCGCGTGATCGTGCGTGATCCCGCACGGCTGCCGGACGCGGCACGCGGACGCGTCGAGGTGATCACCGGCTCGCACGGCGACGCCGAGGTGGTCGACAGGGCTTTCCAGGGCGCGGACGCCGTCTTCTGGCTCGTCCCCCCGGACGCCTCCCTCGCCCCGGAGGACGCCTACGCCGGCTTCACCCGCCCCGCTGCGAGGGCGCTCACCGCCCACAGGGTCGGCCACGTCGTCGGCGTCTCCGCCCTCGGCCGCGGCACCCCGCTCGCCGGCCGCGCCGGACTCGTCACCGCCTCTTTGGCCATGGACGACCTTCTGGCCGGCACGGGCGTCGCCTACCGGGCCCTGGCCAACCCGTCCTTCTTCGAGAACCTCCTGGAGGAGGCCGCCTCGATCCGCGACAAGGGCGTCTTCACCGACGTCGTCGACGCCGACCGCAAGGCGCCCCTCGTCGCCGTCGCCGACATCGCGGCCGTCGCTGCCGGCCTGTTGCTGGACCGCTCGTGGACGGGCACCGGCAGCGTCCCGGTCCTCGGACCGCAGGACCTGTCTCCCAATGACCTCGCCCGCATCATGACCGAGGAACTCGGCCGCCCCGTCCGCTACGAACGCCAGTCGCTCGACGAGCTGCGCACCACCCTCGTTGGCTACGGCCTCGACGAGGCGTTCGTCCAGGGCATCGCCGACATGAAGCGGGCCAAGGACGAGGGCCTCGATGCCGGCGTCACGCGCACCCCGGAGACCGCCGGTTCCACCGCCTTCGAGCACTGGTGCGCCCAGACCCTCAAGCCCGCCGTCCTCTCCTGA
- a CDS encoding darcynin family protein, whose product MPVEETEPPVTAFILVKTTPEWLALTVPERIDAFTTQVVPTIESRTTGVRSRFYDTEFYSARVTDVWVWEADDHHAYQLLIDALRETPFWDRYFEVVDILVGTENGYARNYHVDPAATIST is encoded by the coding sequence ATGCCTGTTGAGGAAACCGAACCGCCGGTCACCGCGTTCATACTCGTCAAGACCACGCCGGAGTGGCTCGCACTGACCGTCCCGGAGCGGATCGACGCCTTCACCACCCAGGTCGTTCCCACGATCGAGTCCAGGACCACCGGGGTCCGGTCACGCTTCTACGACACCGAGTTCTACTCCGCGCGCGTCACCGACGTCTGGGTTTGGGAAGCGGACGACCACCACGCCTACCAGCTCCTCATCGACGCACTGCGCGAAACCCCGTTCTGGGACCGCTACTTCGAGGTCGTCGACATCCTCGTCGGTACCGAGAACGGCTACGCCCGCAACTACCACGTCGACCCCGCTGCCACCATCAGCACCTGA
- a CDS encoding DEAD/DEAH box helicase, which translates to MDAYAAGSHLHVGPGDVAVLAQVCEGGRKIRLLAALDHATGLVVARLDVGGKSDEITCLEPMDAVADLAGTVVSSWPGLPWMVLLWETVKPSMSRATIGRSGEPSRLLWLRRHRRSQDDPCCRAAREQCLANVLPRSAGMSGRGLPHYTQAAPCGSLGPRGSTTMAWPTLRTCQQEAFDQYMADRRCKREWLAMLTPGAGKTIFALYVAATLKRLGVIYRVAVYVPSDSLRKQWADVASEFGLELLPVKEPSDYNDPEADGFVATYSQMNTTGAQLACRAVSSVPTLAILDEVHHLGDNKAWGAGVQRALAQAENILMLTGTPWRSDDCPIPWCAYDPETGRVKVDFAYEYGNAVADMVCRAVEIQAYDGQARFLDNATEVTKSLKDTGKGRALGKMFDAVFDPERQWTPMLLEKAHHLLLDRRKDVPDAGGLVVTDSAKTAEAIAEHLARITGQKPTVVISEDDKAVTKLDAFRHDGSQMWLVAIRMVSEGVDVPRLMVGCYLSRWKTPLFFRQFVGRFVRVRPQCQPSLDAHIIIPAVSVLMELSTEIEQELRDQLSRFDDDELDADDAPYHPSPQQPADIPHQRQDGLACPQAEQTELFDLEGNPLVDAPEPQAPGTVILEAGSAAFHRSDRRGIGQPSEVYLPGHQVCLDLNIPTTYARSIATLLVEQSRTSTSTPPAELSPAVMPAYKKKDMLRSDIDRNVKKLARMRCRPTGNDGSEERGKQQKLINIDLAQRFGTRAHVPTSTLKRIRDHLAIEIKKEAARDAPRRTAPRAR; encoded by the coding sequence GTGGACGCTTACGCTGCGGGCAGCCATCTGCACGTCGGCCCTGGTGATGTTGCCGTGCTGGCGCAGGTCTGCGAAGGCGGCCGGAAGATCCGGCTGCTTGCCGCGTTGGACCACGCCACTGGCCTCGTCGTGGCCCGGCTGGATGTGGGCGGGAAGAGCGACGAGATCACCTGCCTCGAGCCGATGGATGCTGTGGCCGACCTCGCCGGGACCGTCGTCAGCAGCTGGCCCGGTCTCCCGTGGATGGTCCTGCTGTGGGAGACGGTGAAGCCGTCAATGTCGCGGGCGACCATCGGTCGATCAGGTGAACCAAGTCGCCTGCTGTGGCTGCGCAGACATCGCCGCAGCCAAGATGATCCATGTTGCCGCGCCGCCCGTGAGCAGTGTCTGGCCAATGTCTTGCCGAGGTCCGCTGGCATGAGCGGCCGCGGTCTGCCGCACTACACGCAAGCCGCCCCGTGCGGCAGCCTTGGACCCCGGGGGAGTACCACCATGGCCTGGCCCACACTGCGGACCTGCCAGCAGGAGGCCTTCGACCAGTACATGGCGGACCGCAGGTGCAAACGGGAATGGCTGGCCATGCTCACGCCGGGCGCCGGCAAGACCATCTTCGCCCTGTATGTGGCCGCCACCCTCAAGCGACTGGGAGTCATCTACCGCGTCGCCGTCTACGTGCCCAGCGACTCCCTGCGCAAGCAATGGGCCGACGTCGCCTCCGAGTTCGGTCTCGAACTGCTTCCCGTCAAAGAGCCATCGGACTACAACGACCCCGAGGCCGATGGCTTTGTCGCGACCTACTCCCAGATGAACACCACAGGAGCCCAACTGGCCTGCCGTGCGGTCTCCTCCGTACCGACCCTGGCCATCCTGGACGAGGTCCACCACCTCGGCGACAACAAGGCGTGGGGAGCCGGTGTCCAGCGAGCCCTGGCCCAGGCCGAGAACATTCTCATGCTCACCGGCACACCGTGGCGTTCCGACGACTGTCCCATCCCCTGGTGCGCATACGATCCCGAGACCGGACGAGTGAAGGTCGACTTCGCCTACGAGTACGGCAACGCAGTCGCCGACATGGTGTGTCGGGCCGTGGAGATCCAGGCTTACGACGGACAGGCTCGCTTCCTCGACAACGCCACCGAGGTCACCAAGTCCCTCAAAGACACCGGCAAGGGCCGCGCGCTCGGCAAGATGTTCGACGCCGTGTTCGACCCTGAGCGGCAATGGACTCCGATGCTGCTGGAGAAGGCACACCATCTGCTCCTCGACCGGCGAAAGGACGTCCCCGACGCCGGAGGGCTGGTGGTCACCGACAGTGCGAAGACGGCGGAAGCCATCGCCGAGCACCTGGCCCGTATCACCGGACAGAAACCCACCGTGGTCATCAGCGAGGACGACAAAGCCGTCACCAAACTCGACGCCTTCCGCCATGACGGCTCGCAGATGTGGCTGGTCGCCATCCGCATGGTCTCCGAAGGCGTCGACGTCCCCCGCCTGATGGTCGGCTGCTACCTCAGCCGCTGGAAAACACCGCTCTTCTTCCGCCAATTCGTGGGGCGCTTCGTCCGGGTCCGCCCACAGTGCCAGCCGTCCCTCGACGCCCACATCATCATCCCGGCCGTATCGGTCCTGATGGAGCTCAGCACCGAAATCGAACAGGAACTGCGCGACCAGCTCAGCCGGTTCGACGACGACGAACTCGACGCCGACGACGCCCCTTACCATCCCAGCCCCCAGCAGCCCGCAGACATCCCGCACCAGCGCCAGGACGGCCTCGCCTGCCCTCAGGCCGAGCAGACCGAACTCTTTGACCTGGAGGGCAACCCTCTCGTGGACGCGCCCGAGCCGCAGGCCCCCGGAACGGTCATCCTGGAAGCCGGCTCTGCAGCGTTTCACCGCTCCGACCGCCGGGGCATCGGACAGCCCTCCGAGGTCTACCTGCCCGGACACCAGGTATGTCTGGACCTCAACATTCCCACCACCTACGCCCGCAGCATCGCGACCTTGCTCGTTGAACAGTCCCGGACCAGCACCTCGACGCCGCCCGCCGAGCTCTCGCCAGCGGTGATGCCTGCCTACAAGAAGAAGGACATGCTCCGGTCGGACATCGACCGGAACGTCAAAAAGCTGGCCCGCATGCGCTGCCGCCCCACCGGCAACGACGGCTCTGAAGAACGCGGAAAGCAGCAAAAACTGATCAATATCGATCTGGCGCAGCGCTTCGGCACGAGGGCACACGTACCGACCTCTACGCTCAAGCGGATCCGCGACCACCTGGCCATAGAGATCAAAAAGGAAGCAGCTCGTGACGCCCCGCGACGCACAGCCCCACGTGCCAGGTGA
- a CDS encoding CHAP domain-containing protein produces the protein MPKNTSHPPTLARAALLTTTAAVLALSPTIADARTTTPAAVGRDASSQVGAPAGERQQIVDRAVSALATPKKFRLTRGGTIYTSTPASGYNYLGRGGSNANLNVYNGYRGLPWCGHFAAAMWKHRNVPRNYWSSQAWRTGLGDRFHAYSPNRLPQPGDVLVWTNNGDSAHGHVGVVVAVAGRTVTTIEGNVNPYRDSIARKSYQWTGSGPAMSGKTFRGFASHP, from the coding sequence ATGCCGAAAAACACCAGCCACCCGCCGACACTGGCCAGAGCCGCCCTCCTGACCACCACGGCCGCTGTCCTTGCCCTGTCCCCGACGATCGCTGACGCGCGTACCACCACCCCGGCGGCCGTCGGGCGCGACGCATCATCCCAAGTGGGGGCGCCCGCCGGCGAGCGCCAGCAGATCGTCGACCGCGCCGTCAGCGCCCTGGCCACACCCAAGAAGTTCCGTCTCACCCGGGGCGGCACGATCTACACCAGCACCCCCGCATCCGGCTACAACTACCTGGGCCGGGGCGGCAGCAACGCCAACCTCAACGTGTACAACGGCTACAGAGGGCTCCCCTGGTGCGGCCACTTCGCCGCCGCCATGTGGAAGCATCGGAACGTCCCTCGCAACTACTGGAGTTCGCAGGCGTGGCGCACCGGCCTGGGCGACCGTTTCCACGCCTACTCACCCAACCGGCTCCCCCAGCCCGGAGACGTACTGGTGTGGACCAACAACGGTGACAGCGCCCACGGCCACGTCGGCGTCGTTGTAGCCGTCGCCGGACGCACCGTCACCACCATCGAGGGCAACGTCAATCCCTACCGGGACAGCATCGCCCGCAAGTCCTATCAGTGGACCGGATCCGGCCCCGCGATGTCCGGAAAGACCTTCCGCGGGTTTGCCTCCCACCCCTGA